A single window of Microbispora hainanensis DNA harbors:
- a CDS encoding FmdB family zinc ribbon protein has protein sequence MPRYDYRCRACGSTFELNRPMAEAGDRAVCPSGHDDTVKLLSTVAVTGRASGAPAARPSGGAGGGCCGGGCCGG, from the coding sequence ATGCCTCGCTATGACTACCGTTGCCGCGCGTGCGGGTCGACGTTCGAACTCAACCGTCCCATGGCTGAGGCCGGTGACCGGGCGGTCTGCCCCTCCGGCCACGACGACACCGTGAAGCTGCTGTCCACCGTGGCCGTCACGGGCAGGGCGTCCGGGGCTCCCGCCGCCCGTCCGTCGGGTGGCGCGGGCGGCGGTTGCTGCGGTGGTGGCTGCTGCGGCGGCTGA
- a CDS encoding DUF2207 family protein gives MAFWAAAAAATGLWLLLLLALAAATRNPDVEPGPATGVLAEHSPAVVDLITGGWRLCDEAASATLLDLAARGVVAVEEIGPELSLVRLRKDPGGLRPYERLVYDHVRALAVDGVVATGALAEGSRDLRRWWKSFRRKVIVEAREQGLSRPRWSRGHALLLGAAAVVPAAAIGIAAGAGDAGADHNGGPGAAIVSFALLVMLMGRLNGERGTAEGAAAAAHWLGVREHLRATGRFAEQPAASVTIWGRHLAYAAALGLAPRAVGNLPVSTPADDNRAWSDYGGMWHVVNVRYPSRLLWGRPPGTTIVRGLAAGWFAGFFTWILLVAAAAFGVWPDGLVLPAALAVGLVVAGLPVVYAIGDLGGAATVEGRIVRLRRFRDGSKGDDTAKWTYWCAIDEGGSRDVRAMCLSEDLWRRLREGDTVRAVAGRRLGWIRRIDVIEDSRLRASYDDTGEHLVDAPENLGEVRILPDRPARAFRAEDGGADAPRRPE, from the coding sequence GTCGACCTGATCACCGGCGGCTGGCGGCTGTGCGACGAGGCGGCCTCCGCCACCCTGCTCGACCTGGCCGCCAGGGGCGTCGTGGCCGTCGAGGAGATCGGCCCCGAGCTGTCCCTCGTACGGCTGCGCAAGGACCCCGGCGGCCTGCGGCCGTACGAGCGGCTCGTCTACGACCACGTGCGCGCGCTGGCCGTGGACGGCGTGGTGGCGACGGGGGCGCTGGCCGAGGGCTCGCGCGACCTGCGCCGGTGGTGGAAGAGCTTCCGCAGGAAGGTGATCGTCGAGGCGCGGGAGCAGGGCCTGTCACGGCCGCGCTGGAGCCGGGGCCACGCGCTGCTCCTCGGCGCGGCGGCGGTGGTCCCCGCCGCGGCGATCGGCATCGCGGCCGGTGCCGGCGACGCCGGTGCGGACCACAACGGCGGGCCCGGAGCGGCGATCGTGTCCTTCGCCCTGCTCGTGATGTTGATGGGCAGGCTGAACGGGGAGCGCGGCACGGCCGAGGGGGCCGCGGCCGCCGCGCACTGGCTGGGCGTCCGCGAGCACCTGCGGGCGACGGGACGGTTCGCCGAGCAGCCCGCCGCCTCGGTCACGATCTGGGGCCGCCACCTCGCGTACGCCGCCGCGCTCGGGCTCGCGCCGCGTGCCGTCGGGAACCTCCCGGTCAGCACCCCCGCCGACGACAACCGGGCCTGGTCCGACTATGGCGGGATGTGGCACGTCGTGAACGTCCGCTATCCCTCGCGCCTGCTGTGGGGCCGGCCGCCGGGGACGACGATCGTACGGGGTCTCGCGGCCGGCTGGTTCGCCGGGTTCTTCACCTGGATCCTCCTGGTGGCCGCCGCCGCGTTCGGCGTGTGGCCGGACGGTCTGGTCCTGCCCGCCGCCCTCGCCGTGGGCCTGGTGGTAGCGGGCCTGCCGGTCGTCTACGCGATCGGCGACCTCGGCGGCGCGGCGACCGTCGAGGGCCGGATCGTACGGCTGCGCCGATTCCGCGACGGCAGCAAGGGGGACGACACCGCCAAGTGGACCTACTGGTGCGCCATCGACGAGGGAGGCTCCCGCGACGTCAGGGCGATGTGCCTGAGCGAGGACCTGTGGCGCCGTCTGCGGGAGGGCGACACGGTGCGGGCCGTGGCGGGGCGCAGGCTCGGCTGGATCAGGCGGATCGACGTGATCGAGGACTCCCGGCTGCGGGCCTCCTACGACGACACCGGTGAGCACCTGGTGGACGCGCCGGAGAACCTCGGCGAGGTGCGCATCCTGCCCGACCGCCCCGCGCGCGCCTTCCGGGCCGAGGACGGCGGGGCCGATGCCCCCCGGCGCCCTGAGTAA
- a CDS encoding IS1634 family transposase: MSPYVRTVKTASGARAVQIVYSSRRGSREIEHIGSAHDDAELETLRAVARQRLAAGQQELDLGLDDGPMAGGPLEIVSSRMEHLWDALSRAYDTLGFAAAAGGDEVFRQLVLARVIEPTSKHDSLRVLGEAGIDAVSYATVKRRLPDYAAPQWRQALAGACAAHTRLGPASLVLYDVSTLYFETDAGDGFREPGFSKERRLDPQITIGLLTDSSGFPLMVTAFEGNKAETHTMLPVIEGFMAAHHLPDVTIVADAGMISEANKQAIEAAGLSFILGMKIPEVPYVVKQWRREHPGTPIPDGHIFIQPWPSGSSRPRRDQMIYYQYRAERARRTLRGIDEQVAKAQRAVDGQAPVKRNRFIRLSGATKSVNTELVDKAKALAGLKGYITNLAACPDGTPITAEFVISSYHRLFEIEKSFRMSKHDLKARPIYHHKRESIDAHLTIVFAALAVGRWIEARTGWSIKKFVRTARRYRTVRIQAGNHVLTAADPLPTDLRNALKRIRSPEGAH; the protein is encoded by the coding sequence GTGTCTCCGTACGTGCGGACGGTGAAGACGGCCTCAGGCGCCCGGGCGGTGCAGATCGTCTACTCCTCCCGCCGCGGATCGCGGGAGATCGAGCACATCGGGTCGGCGCACGACGACGCCGAGTTGGAGACGCTCAGGGCGGTGGCGCGTCAGCGGCTGGCCGCCGGCCAGCAGGAACTGGACCTGGGGCTGGACGATGGGCCGATGGCGGGCGGGCCGCTGGAGATCGTCAGCTCGCGGATGGAACACCTGTGGGACGCGCTGTCCCGCGCCTACGACACGCTGGGGTTTGCTGCCGCGGCCGGGGGCGATGAGGTGTTCCGGCAGCTGGTGCTCGCGCGGGTGATCGAACCGACGAGCAAGCACGACAGCCTGCGCGTGCTCGGCGAGGCCGGGATCGATGCGGTGTCGTATGCCACGGTGAAGCGCCGCCTGCCGGACTACGCCGCACCGCAGTGGCGCCAGGCCCTGGCCGGTGCATGCGCGGCCCACACCCGCCTCGGGCCGGCCAGCCTGGTCCTCTACGACGTGTCAACCTTGTACTTCGAGACCGACGCCGGGGATGGGTTCCGCGAGCCGGGCTTTTCCAAGGAACGCCGCCTGGACCCGCAGATCACGATCGGGCTGCTCACCGACTCCTCCGGGTTCCCGCTCATGGTGACCGCCTTCGAGGGCAACAAGGCCGAGACCCACACCATGCTCCCGGTGATCGAAGGGTTCATGGCGGCCCACCACCTGCCGGACGTCACGATCGTGGCCGACGCCGGGATGATCTCCGAGGCGAACAAGCAGGCCATCGAAGCCGCTGGGCTGTCGTTCATCCTCGGCATGAAGATCCCCGAGGTGCCGTATGTGGTCAAGCAGTGGCGGCGCGAGCACCCCGGCACCCCGATCCCCGACGGGCACATCTTCATCCAGCCCTGGCCGTCGGGATCGAGCCGGCCCCGCCGCGACCAGATGATCTACTACCAGTACCGGGCAGAGCGGGCCCGGCGCACCCTGCGCGGCATCGACGAGCAGGTCGCCAAGGCCCAGCGCGCCGTCGACGGGCAGGCGCCGGTCAAGCGCAACCGGTTCATCAGGCTGTCCGGCGCTACCAAGAGCGTCAACACCGAGCTGGTGGACAAGGCCAAGGCCCTGGCCGGGCTCAAGGGCTACATCACCAATCTCGCCGCCTGCCCGGACGGGACGCCCATCACCGCCGAGTTCGTCATCAGCTCCTACCATCGGCTGTTCGAGATCGAAAAGTCCTTCCGGATGAGCAAGCACGACCTCAAAGCACGGCCGATCTACCACCACAAACGCGAGTCCATCGACGCGCACCTGACGATCGTGTTCGCCGCCCTGGCGGTCGGCCGGTGGATCGAGGCACGGACCGGATGGTCGATCAAGAAGTTCGTCCGCACCGCCCGCCGCTATCGCACCGTCCGAATCCAAGCCGGCAACCACGTCCTGACCGCCGCCGACCCTCTGCCCACCGACCTACGCAACGCCCTCAAGCGGATCCGCAGCCCCGAAGGTGCGCACTAA
- a CDS encoding nuclease-related domain-containing protein: MGDQSSEQAERPSAPPEAPATPTYAPVERTSLISLWQDTRYRHLRRRAVIAVAAGVVFGVLFGSWRLGLTAAILACVADAVYRARTVSTIPAWRRASAAERQTEAQLKKLERNGYKTLHARAIPGSEAQIDHLVVGPTGVYAVDSEKWDKRLPVRVQSHRKLFHGPFNQKPRLDEARWEAAQASDLISKALGREITVVPSLAIYGPPIPWRILNIREVDVFSGGLVRKWITKRERSLTTSEIDAIYRAAERVLPARYPE; this comes from the coding sequence GTGGGTGACCAATCGTCAGAGCAGGCGGAACGCCCTTCGGCGCCCCCTGAGGCGCCGGCGACTCCGACGTACGCTCCGGTCGAGCGAACGTCGCTGATCAGCCTGTGGCAGGACACGCGATATCGCCACCTGCGCAGGCGGGCCGTGATCGCCGTCGCGGCGGGCGTGGTGTTCGGCGTGCTCTTCGGCAGCTGGCGGCTCGGGCTCACCGCGGCCATCCTCGCGTGCGTCGCCGACGCCGTCTATCGGGCGAGGACCGTCTCCACCATCCCCGCGTGGCGGCGCGCCTCCGCGGCCGAGCGGCAGACGGAGGCCCAGCTCAAGAAGCTGGAGCGCAACGGATATAAAACGCTGCACGCCCGGGCCATCCCCGGCAGCGAGGCGCAGATCGACCACCTCGTGGTCGGGCCCACCGGCGTGTACGCGGTGGACTCGGAGAAGTGGGACAAACGGCTGCCCGTACGGGTCCAGTCGCACCGCAAGCTCTTCCACGGCCCGTTCAACCAGAAGCCGCGGCTCGACGAGGCCCGGTGGGAGGCGGCGCAGGCCAGCGACCTGATCAGCAAGGCGCTCGGCCGGGAGATCACCGTGGTGCCGTCCCTGGCCATCTACGGTCCGCCGATCCCGTGGCGCATCCTCAACATCCGCGAGGTGGACGTTTTCTCCGGCGGGCTGGTCCGCAAGTGGATCACCAAGCGGGAGAGGTCGCTAACCACATCGGAGATCGACGCGATCTACCGGGCCGCCGAACGCGTGCTGCCCGCGCGCTACCCCGAGTAA
- a CDS encoding amidase: MAHIHDLTALEQAAAVRTGELSPVQITEHYLERIERLDPGLGAFVTVTADRALAQAREQEARLAAGDTGDLPPLLGVPIPIKDLNFVKDVPLHFGSATYEGFVAPADDSVVERLRDAGTVMLGKTSTPEFGMPCYTETYLHEPARTPWDITRSAGGSSGGAAAAVAAGLAPAAQGSDGAGSIRIPASVCGLFGIKPSRGRISAGPIIPDLAGLSTNGPLARNVADAAALLDVMAHNNPGDLYHAPAPELGSFSAYVGREPGRLRIARFATPAVPGAEVHPDVLAAYKSASAVLESLGHEVEEIAPPFGPDVVPEFVKMWFSFSCMHPVAEELEPKLRPLTAWLRERGRAVSAPEFLQAQGTLQLATRFALLVTDAYDAVLSPTVTQPPVPVGWFEDVESPEETFERMMRFAPFAAIYNVSGQPAVNLPLYWTPDGLPIGVMLAGRFGEEGTLISLSSQVEASVGGFWGDRRPPMW; the protein is encoded by the coding sequence GTGGCGCACATTCACGATCTTACCGCTCTTGAGCAGGCGGCAGCCGTACGTACGGGTGAACTTTCTCCTGTTCAGATCACCGAGCACTACCTGGAGCGCATCGAGCGGCTCGACCCCGGCCTGGGGGCGTTCGTCACGGTGACGGCCGACCGGGCCCTCGCCCAGGCACGCGAGCAGGAGGCCCGGCTGGCCGCCGGTGACACCGGGGACCTGCCCCCGCTGCTGGGCGTGCCCATCCCGATCAAGGACCTCAACTTCGTCAAGGACGTGCCGCTGCACTTCGGTTCGGCCACGTACGAGGGGTTCGTCGCACCCGCGGACGACAGCGTGGTCGAGCGCCTGCGAGACGCCGGCACGGTCATGCTGGGCAAGACCAGCACCCCCGAGTTCGGCATGCCCTGCTACACCGAGACCTACCTGCACGAGCCGGCCCGTACGCCGTGGGACATCACGCGGTCGGCCGGAGGGTCGAGTGGGGGAGCGGCGGCCGCCGTCGCGGCCGGTCTCGCGCCCGCCGCGCAGGGCAGCGACGGCGCGGGCTCGATCCGCATCCCCGCCTCCGTCTGCGGCCTGTTCGGCATCAAGCCGAGCCGGGGCCGCATCTCCGCGGGCCCGATCATCCCCGACCTCGCGGGGCTGTCGACCAACGGGCCGCTGGCCAGGAACGTCGCCGACGCCGCCGCGCTGCTGGACGTCATGGCCCACAACAACCCCGGGGACCTCTACCACGCGCCGGCGCCCGAGCTCGGGTCGTTCTCGGCCTACGTCGGGCGCGAGCCGGGGCGGCTGCGGATCGCCAGGTTCGCCACCCCCGCCGTGCCCGGCGCGGAGGTCCACCCCGACGTGCTGGCGGCGTACAAGAGCGCTTCGGCGGTGCTGGAGTCGCTCGGGCACGAGGTGGAGGAGATCGCGCCGCCGTTCGGCCCGGACGTGGTGCCCGAGTTCGTCAAGATGTGGTTCAGCTTCTCGTGCATGCACCCCGTGGCGGAGGAGCTGGAGCCGAAGCTGCGCCCGCTCACCGCGTGGCTGCGCGAGCGTGGCCGCGCCGTCTCGGCCCCGGAGTTCCTCCAGGCGCAGGGGACGCTCCAGCTCGCCACCCGCTTCGCGCTGCTCGTCACCGACGCGTACGACGCGGTGCTGTCGCCGACCGTGACCCAGCCGCCCGTGCCGGTGGGCTGGTTCGAGGACGTCGAGTCGCCCGAGGAGACGTTCGAGCGGATGATGCGCTTCGCACCCTTCGCGGCCATCTACAACGTGAGCGGTCAGCCCGCGGTGAACCTCCCGCTCTACTGGACGCCCGACGGCCTGCCCATCGGCGTCATGCTGGCGGGCAGGTTCGGCGAGGAGGGGACGCTCATCTCGCTGTCGTCCCAGGTGGAGGCGTCCGTCGGTGGATTCTGGGGCGACCGCAGGCCGCCGATGTGGTGA
- a CDS encoding HNH endonuclease, producing the protein MRQVLLLNATYEPLTTLSLHRAVILVLREKADVVHRDGRGAVLRSATRTLDVPSVIRLRRYVRIPYRTRIPLTRAALMRRDNFRCAYCGQRAETIDHVIPRSRGGPHTWENCVASCTPCNHRKADKLLEELGWALRVAPVVPHGAHWRLIGAQLDGDPQWAPYLSETAA; encoded by the coding sequence ATGCGCCAAGTCCTGCTCCTGAACGCCACATACGAACCGCTGACCACGCTCTCCCTGCACCGGGCCGTAATTCTGGTGCTGAGAGAGAAGGCGGACGTCGTCCACCGCGACGGCCGGGGCGCGGTCCTGCGCTCGGCCACGCGCACGCTCGACGTCCCATCGGTGATCCGGCTCCGGCGTTATGTCCGCATCCCCTACCGGACGCGCATCCCGCTCACCCGGGCCGCGCTGATGCGCCGGGACAACTTCCGCTGTGCCTACTGCGGCCAGCGGGCCGAGACCATCGATCACGTCATCCCGCGATCCCGGGGTGGCCCTCACACGTGGGAGAACTGCGTCGCCTCGTGCACGCCGTGCAACCACCGCAAGGCCGACAAGCTGCTGGAGGAGCTCGGCTGGGCGCTGCGGGTGGCCCCCGTGGTGCCGCACGGCGCGCACTGGCGGCTCATCGGCGCGCAACTCGACGGTGATCCGCAGTGGGCGCCCTACCTGTCGGAGACGGCGGCCTGA
- the ilvD gene encoding dihydroxy-acid dehydratase — protein sequence MPALRSRTVTHGRNMAGARALLRATGVAGSDLGKPIVAIANSFTQFVPGHVHLREVADVVAGAVREAGAVPREFNTIAVDDGIAMGHGGMLYSLPSRELIADAVEYMVNAHCADALVCVSNCDKITPGMLLAAFRLNIPTIFVSGGPMEAGKIPGRKLDLIDPMIASADESVSDADLLAMEENACPTCGSCSGMFTANSMNCLAEAIGLALPGNGTTLATHKARKALFEDAGRQIVDITRRYYEEDDEAVLPRSIATREAFENAMALDVAMGGSTNTILHILAAAREAGVDFGLKEINEISLRVPCLCKVAPATMKYHVEDVHRAGGIPGILGELDRAGLLHRDLPTVHSASIAEYIAKWDPKSPEVTDEALELWHAAPGNVRTVKAYSQDARWESLDLDRAEGCIRDLDHAYTKDGGLAVLYGNIAQDGCVVKTAGVDESIWRFSGPAVVFESQEAASEGILGGKVKAGDVVVIRYEGPKGGPGMQEMLYPTSFLKGKGLGKACALITDGRFSGGTSGLSIGHASPEAAEGGAMALIEDGDIIDIDIPGRSIELRVAEDVLAARRERLLADLGGYRPRDRQRPVSAALQAYAALTTSASTGASRDLSQLSR from the coding sequence ATGCCCGCTCTCAGGTCCCGCACTGTCACTCACGGCAGGAACATGGCCGGCGCCCGTGCGCTGCTTCGGGCCACGGGCGTAGCGGGCAGCGACCTCGGCAAGCCGATCGTCGCGATCGCCAACAGCTTCACCCAGTTCGTGCCCGGCCACGTGCACCTGCGCGAGGTCGCCGACGTGGTGGCCGGCGCGGTCCGCGAGGCGGGGGCCGTCCCGCGCGAGTTCAACACGATCGCCGTCGACGACGGCATCGCGATGGGCCACGGCGGCATGCTCTACTCGCTGCCGTCCCGCGAGCTGATCGCCGACGCCGTCGAATACATGGTCAACGCCCACTGCGCCGACGCGCTGGTCTGCGTCTCCAACTGCGACAAGATCACGCCCGGGATGCTGCTCGCCGCCTTCCGGCTCAACATCCCCACGATCTTCGTGTCCGGCGGCCCGATGGAGGCCGGCAAGATCCCCGGCCGCAAGCTCGACCTGATCGACCCGATGATCGCTTCGGCCGACGAGAGCGTGTCGGACGCCGACCTCCTGGCGATGGAGGAGAACGCCTGCCCGACCTGCGGGTCCTGCAGCGGCATGTTCACCGCCAACTCCATGAACTGCCTCGCCGAGGCGATCGGCCTGGCCCTGCCCGGCAACGGCACCACGCTGGCGACCCACAAGGCCCGCAAGGCCCTTTTCGAGGACGCCGGACGGCAGATCGTCGACATCACCCGGCGTTACTACGAGGAGGACGACGAGGCGGTCCTGCCGAGGAGCATCGCCACCCGCGAGGCGTTCGAGAACGCGATGGCGCTCGACGTCGCCATGGGCGGATCGACCAACACGATCCTCCACATCCTGGCCGCCGCCCGCGAGGCGGGCGTCGACTTCGGGCTCAAGGAGATCAACGAGATCTCGCTGCGCGTGCCGTGCCTGTGCAAGGTCGCCCCGGCCACGATGAAGTACCACGTCGAGGACGTGCACCGGGCGGGCGGCATCCCCGGCATCCTCGGTGAGCTCGACCGGGCCGGCCTGCTCCACCGCGACCTGCCGACCGTCCACTCCGCCTCCATCGCGGAGTACATCGCCAAGTGGGACCCGAAGTCCCCCGAGGTCACCGACGAGGCTTTGGAGCTGTGGCACGCCGCCCCCGGCAACGTGCGCACCGTCAAGGCGTACTCGCAGGACGCCCGCTGGGAGTCGCTCGACCTCGACCGCGCCGAGGGCTGCATCCGCGACCTCGACCACGCGTACACAAAGGACGGCGGCCTCGCCGTCCTGTACGGGAACATCGCCCAGGACGGCTGCGTGGTCAAGACGGCCGGCGTGGACGAGTCGATCTGGCGCTTCTCGGGCCCGGCGGTCGTGTTCGAGTCGCAGGAGGCGGCCTCCGAGGGCATCCTCGGCGGCAAGGTCAAGGCCGGCGACGTGGTCGTCATCCGCTACGAGGGCCCCAAGGGCGGCCCCGGGATGCAGGAGATGCTCTACCCGACGAGCTTCCTCAAGGGCAAGGGCCTGGGCAAGGCGTGCGCGCTGATCACCGACGGCCGCTTCTCCGGCGGCACGTCGGGCCTGTCGATCGGCCACGCCTCCCCCGAGGCCGCCGAGGGCGGCGCGATGGCCCTGATCGAGGACGGCGACATCATCGACATCGACATCCCGGGCCGTTCGATCGAGCTCAGGGTGGCCGAGGACGTGCTGGCCGCCCGCCGCGAGCGGCTGCTGGCCGACCTCGGCGGCTACCGGCCGCGCGACCGGCAGCGTCCGGTGTCGGCCGCCCTCCAGGCGTACGCCGCGCTGACCACGTCGGCCTCGACCGGCGCGTCCCGCGACCTGTCCCAGCTCTCCCGCTAG
- a CDS encoding GNAT family N-acetyltransferase has protein sequence MRWTITADVEEYAAAAEPWLLRDPVRSTVMLTVLRGIRSGQFTVDPLLAWLEDGDTVAGAACQTPPYPLALGDVPLAALPLLARDLIELDHDVPAVGGPIAVAEAFAAAWWRPETRRRAERLYRLGALRTPSAPGKPRVAGPGDLPTAVSFIREFQHEAHAERTADPTPVVAARVNREELIMWEDDGRSVSIAGVSAPIAGMSRIGPVYTPPELRGRGYGSAVAHAASRKALDDGATEVLLFTDLDNPTSNSVYQRLGFRPIADYATIHFA, from the coding sequence ATGAGGTGGACGATCACCGCCGACGTGGAGGAGTACGCCGCGGCGGCGGAGCCCTGGCTGCTGCGCGATCCCGTCCGCAGCACGGTCATGCTGACCGTGCTGCGCGGGATCCGCAGCGGTCAGTTCACGGTCGATCCCCTGCTGGCCTGGCTGGAGGACGGCGACACCGTGGCAGGGGCGGCCTGCCAGACGCCGCCCTATCCGCTCGCGCTGGGCGACGTTCCGCTCGCGGCGCTTCCCCTGCTGGCACGCGACCTGATCGAGCTGGACCACGACGTGCCCGCGGTCGGTGGTCCGATCGCCGTCGCCGAGGCGTTCGCGGCCGCGTGGTGGCGGCCGGAAACCCGCCGCCGGGCCGAGCGGCTCTATCGCCTCGGCGCGCTGCGGACTCCCTCCGCGCCGGGGAAGCCCCGCGTCGCGGGCCCCGGCGACCTGCCGACGGCCGTGAGTTTCATCCGGGAGTTCCAGCACGAGGCGCATGCCGAGCGCACGGCCGACCCCACTCCGGTCGTCGCCGCCCGGGTCAACCGGGAGGAACTGATCATGTGGGAGGACGACGGCCGGTCCGTCTCCATCGCCGGTGTCTCCGCGCCGATCGCCGGCATGTCGCGGATCGGGCCCGTCTACACCCCGCCCGAGCTGCGCGGACGCGGGTACGGCAGCGCCGTCGCCCACGCGGCCAGCAGGAAGGCGCTCGACGACGGCGCCACCGAGGTGCTGCTGTTCACCGATCTGGACAACCCCACGTCCAACTCCGTCTATCAGCGGCTCGGCTTCCGGCCCATCGCCGACTACGCGACCATCCACTTCGCCTGA
- a CDS encoding helix-turn-helix transcriptional regulator, with protein MANVIRHSLTAEELAALALSLAHLGAGPQSVTARRGLRHAFEHLDLDDDVIATTLTTLTTPLPTDVARRARAVANAITARLVIRIQYHDAAGRMTVRDVEPVTCLVHGEFWYLVGWCRMRRSIRAFRFDRILAVEPTDLPARAHLPQRYLPFQRRSRARRPSAA; from the coding sequence ATGGCCAACGTCATTCGGCACTCGCTGACCGCCGAGGAACTCGCCGCCCTCGCCCTGTCGCTCGCTCACCTCGGTGCCGGCCCGCAGTCGGTCACCGCCCGGCGCGGTCTGCGCCACGCTTTCGAGCACCTCGATCTGGACGACGACGTCATCGCCACGACCCTGACCACCCTGACCACTCCGCTGCCCACCGACGTCGCCCGCCGGGCGCGGGCGGTGGCCAACGCGATCACCGCCCGCCTGGTGATCCGCATCCAGTATCACGACGCGGCGGGCCGGATGACGGTCCGCGACGTCGAGCCGGTGACCTGCCTGGTCCACGGCGAGTTCTGGTATCTGGTGGGCTGGTGCCGCATGCGCCGCTCGATCAGGGCGTTCCGCTTCGACCGCATCCTGGCGGTGGAGCCGACCGACCTGCCTGCGCGTGCTCACCTGCCGCAGCGCTACCTGCCGTTCCAACGCCGCTCGCGGGCCCGCCGCCCGTCCGCGGCCTGA